A section of the Maniola jurtina chromosome 28, ilManJurt1.1, whole genome shotgun sequence genome encodes:
- the LOC123879491 gene encoding gastrula zinc finger protein XlCGF57.1-like isoform X2 → MSRNLRQQTRVSYAELEPPAADEYVLCTECRDYVYEYCSIHGPLLVVPDDKELVWECSVRWRCPVGCASAPTAACGPRRPPPCIAGRTIKAIPRFTELLVFYGAQFANMLRVDLRAYNRPKEYAQKFGAPPKKTAKTLKETPHTVSSKEVELKLNQTKRVNSNNKENQQKCEKKSDEPKVKKPKKSSNKKYVPPIKKTKETSNEPNIPNNENIEAFKNTSSDKQNAVHEPVPKKAKHTQPTTTNTENIDANNNSQTDTKQINIKVTENFLQNDLLCDICNYKTHSQKSLKLHLILHTQDKNVLKCSYCGYMTKEKCNLIRHLRCHTGDKAFSCKVCDSKFTRSGILKDHMRTHTGDKPFSCKVCDSKFTRSGILKDHMRTHTGDKPFSCKVCDSKFTRSGILKDHMRTHTGDKPFSCKVCDSKFTRSDTLKDHMRTHTGEKPFSCKVCDSKFTWSGNLKDHMKTHTREKPFSCKVCDSQFTQSGSLKYHMRTHTGEKPFSCKICDSKFTQSGHLKRHMRTHTGEKRFSCKVCNYKCIQSSTLRTHMRTQHSGEKYVETL, encoded by the exons ATGTCTCGAAACCTGCGCCAACAGACGCGCGTCAGTTACGCCGAGCTAGAGCCGCCGGCCGCGGACGAGTATGTGT TGTGCACGGAATGCCGCGACTACGTGTACGAGTACTGCTCCATACACGGCCCGCTGCTTGTAGTGCCCGACGACAAG GAGCTGGTGTGGGAGTGTTCAGTTCGCTGGCGTTGCCCAGTGGGGTGCGCTTCGGCCCCTACCGCGGCGTGCGGGCCAAGGCGGCCACCTCCTTGTATTGCTGGCAG GACGATCAAAGCAATTCCCCGTTTCACGGAGCTGCTGGTGTTCTACGGCGCGCAGTTCGCGAACATGCTGCGCGTCGACTTACGCGCCTACAACCGCCCCAAGGAGTACGCGCAGAAATTCG GAGCTCCTCCCAAGAAAACTGCGAAGACCCTAAAAGAGACACCACATACCGTGTCTTCCAAGGAAGTTGaacttaaattaaatcaaaccaAACGAGTAAACAGTAACAATAAAGAAAACCAACAAAAATGCGAAAAGAAATCAGATGAACCAAAAGTAAAGAAACCTAAAAAATCTTCCAACAAAAAGTACGTACCGCCGATAAAAAAGACTAAAGAAACTTCAAATGAACCAAATATTCCAAATAACGAAAACATCGAAGCCTTTAAAAATACTTCTAGTGACAAACAGAATGCTGTTCACGAACCAGTGCCAAAGAAAGCTAAACACACGCAACCAACTACAACGAACACCGAAAACATAGACGCGAATAATAATTCACAAACCGATACAAAACAGATCAATATTAAAGTAACCGAAAATTTCCTTCAAAACGATCTACTTTGTGATATATGCAATTATAAAACACACTCACAAAAATCTTTGAAGCTTCACTTGATTTTACACACACAGGACAAAAATGTATTGAAGTGTAGCTATTGTGGATATATGACTaaggaaaaatgtaacttgATTAGACACTTGAGATGCCACACGGGTGATAAAGCATTTTCGTGCAAGGTTTGTGATTCCAAATTTACACGGAGCGGTATCTTAAAAgatcacatgagaactcacacgggtgataAACCGTTTTCGTGCAAGGTTTGTGATTCCAAATTTACACGGAGCGGTATCTTAAAAgatcacatgagaactcacacgggtgataAACCGTTTTCGTGCAAGGTTTGTGATTCCAAATTTACACGGAGCGGTATCTTAAAAgatcacatgagaactcacacgggtgataAACCGTTTTCGTGCAAGGTTTGTGATTCCAAATTTACACGGAGCGATACCTTAAAAgatcacatgagaactcacacgggggAAAAACCGTTTTCATGCAAGGTTTGTGATTCCAAATTTACATGGAGCGGTAACTTAAAAGATCACATGAAAACTCACACGAGGGAAAAACCATTTTCGTGCAAGGTTTGTGATTCCCAATTTACACAGAGCGGTAGCTTAAAATatcacatgagaacccacacggGGGAAAAACCCTTTTCATGTAAGATTTGCGATTCCAAATTTACACAGAGCGGTCACTTAAAaagacacatgagaactcacacgggggAAAAACGATTTTCATGCAAGGTGTGCAATTACAAATGTATACAAAGCAGTACCTTAAGAACTCACATGAGAACCCAACACTCTGGTGAGAAATATGTTGAAACGCTATAA
- the LOC123879491 gene encoding oocyte zinc finger protein XlCOF22-like isoform X1: MPRLRVRVLLHTRPAACSARRQGAGVGVFSSLALPSGVRFGPYRGVRAKAATSLYCWQIYDRNGKRSHVIDAEDENNSNWMRYVNCSRHWCEQNLVAYQYRGELYYRTIKAIPRFTELLVFYGAQFANMLRVDLRAYNRPKEYAQKFGAPPKKTAKTLKETPHTVSSKEVELKLNQTKRVNSNNKENQQKCEKKSDEPKVKKPKKSSNKKYVPPIKKTKETSNEPNIPNNENIEAFKNTSSDKQNAVHEPVPKKAKHTQPTTTNTENIDANNNSQTDTKQINIKVTENFLQNDLLCDICNYKTHSQKSLKLHLILHTQDKNVLKCSYCGYMTKEKCNLIRHLRCHTGDKAFSCKVCDSKFTRSGILKDHMRTHTGDKPFSCKVCDSKFTRSGILKDHMRTHTGDKPFSCKVCDSKFTRSGILKDHMRTHTGDKPFSCKVCDSKFTRSDTLKDHMRTHTGEKPFSCKVCDSKFTWSGNLKDHMKTHTREKPFSCKVCDSQFTQSGSLKYHMRTHTGEKPFSCKICDSKFTQSGHLKRHMRTHTGEKRFSCKVCNYKCIQSSTLRTHMRTQHSGEKYVETL, from the exons ATGCCGCGACTACGTGTACGAGTACTGCTCCATACACGGCCCGCTGCTTGTAGTGCCCGACGACAAG GAGCTGGTGTGGGAGTGTTCAGTTCGCTGGCGTTGCCCAGTGGGGTGCGCTTCGGCCCCTACCGCGGCGTGCGGGCCAAGGCGGCCACCTCCTTGTATTGCTGGCAG ATATACGATCGTAACGGCAAACGCTCGCACGTAATAGACGCCGAAGACGAGAACAATTCCAACTGGATGCGCTATGTGAACTGCTCGCGACATTGGTGCGAGCAGAACCTGGTTGCTTACCAGTACAGGGGCGAGCTGTATTACAG GACGATCAAAGCAATTCCCCGTTTCACGGAGCTGCTGGTGTTCTACGGCGCGCAGTTCGCGAACATGCTGCGCGTCGACTTACGCGCCTACAACCGCCCCAAGGAGTACGCGCAGAAATTCG GAGCTCCTCCCAAGAAAACTGCGAAGACCCTAAAAGAGACACCACATACCGTGTCTTCCAAGGAAGTTGaacttaaattaaatcaaaccaAACGAGTAAACAGTAACAATAAAGAAAACCAACAAAAATGCGAAAAGAAATCAGATGAACCAAAAGTAAAGAAACCTAAAAAATCTTCCAACAAAAAGTACGTACCGCCGATAAAAAAGACTAAAGAAACTTCAAATGAACCAAATATTCCAAATAACGAAAACATCGAAGCCTTTAAAAATACTTCTAGTGACAAACAGAATGCTGTTCACGAACCAGTGCCAAAGAAAGCTAAACACACGCAACCAACTACAACGAACACCGAAAACATAGACGCGAATAATAATTCACAAACCGATACAAAACAGATCAATATTAAAGTAACCGAAAATTTCCTTCAAAACGATCTACTTTGTGATATATGCAATTATAAAACACACTCACAAAAATCTTTGAAGCTTCACTTGATTTTACACACACAGGACAAAAATGTATTGAAGTGTAGCTATTGTGGATATATGACTaaggaaaaatgtaacttgATTAGACACTTGAGATGCCACACGGGTGATAAAGCATTTTCGTGCAAGGTTTGTGATTCCAAATTTACACGGAGCGGTATCTTAAAAgatcacatgagaactcacacgggtgataAACCGTTTTCGTGCAAGGTTTGTGATTCCAAATTTACACGGAGCGGTATCTTAAAAgatcacatgagaactcacacgggtgataAACCGTTTTCGTGCAAGGTTTGTGATTCCAAATTTACACGGAGCGGTATCTTAAAAgatcacatgagaactcacacgggtgataAACCGTTTTCGTGCAAGGTTTGTGATTCCAAATTTACACGGAGCGATACCTTAAAAgatcacatgagaactcacacgggggAAAAACCGTTTTCATGCAAGGTTTGTGATTCCAAATTTACATGGAGCGGTAACTTAAAAGATCACATGAAAACTCACACGAGGGAAAAACCATTTTCGTGCAAGGTTTGTGATTCCCAATTTACACAGAGCGGTAGCTTAAAATatcacatgagaacccacacggGGGAAAAACCCTTTTCATGTAAGATTTGCGATTCCAAATTTACACAGAGCGGTCACTTAAAaagacacatgagaactcacacgggggAAAAACGATTTTCATGCAAGGTGTGCAATTACAAATGTATACAAAGCAGTACCTTAAGAACTCACATGAGAACCCAACACTCTGGTGAGAAATATGTTGAAACGCTATAA
- the LOC123879491 gene encoding gastrula zinc finger protein XlCGF57.1-like isoform X3, which yields MRYVNCSRHWCEQNLVAYQYRGELYYRTIKAIPRFTELLVFYGAQFANMLRVDLRAYNRPKEYAQKFGAPPKKTAKTLKETPHTVSSKEVELKLNQTKRVNSNNKENQQKCEKKSDEPKVKKPKKSSNKKYVPPIKKTKETSNEPNIPNNENIEAFKNTSSDKQNAVHEPVPKKAKHTQPTTTNTENIDANNNSQTDTKQINIKVTENFLQNDLLCDICNYKTHSQKSLKLHLILHTQDKNVLKCSYCGYMTKEKCNLIRHLRCHTGDKAFSCKVCDSKFTRSGILKDHMRTHTGDKPFSCKVCDSKFTRSGILKDHMRTHTGDKPFSCKVCDSKFTRSGILKDHMRTHTGDKPFSCKVCDSKFTRSDTLKDHMRTHTGEKPFSCKVCDSKFTWSGNLKDHMKTHTREKPFSCKVCDSQFTQSGSLKYHMRTHTGEKPFSCKICDSKFTQSGHLKRHMRTHTGEKRFSCKVCNYKCIQSSTLRTHMRTQHSGEKYVETL from the exons ATGCGCTATGTGAACTGCTCGCGACATTGGTGCGAGCAGAACCTGGTCGCTTACCAGTACAGGGGCGAGCTGTATTACAG GACGATCAAAGCAATTCCCCGTTTCACGGAGCTGCTGGTGTTCTACGGCGCGCAGTTCGCGAACATGCTGCGCGTCGACTTACGCGCCTACAACCGCCCCAAGGAGTACGCGCAGAAATTCG GAGCTCCTCCCAAGAAAACTGCGAAGACCCTAAAAGAGACACCACATACCGTGTCTTCCAAGGAAGTTGaacttaaattaaatcaaaccaAACGAGTAAACAGTAACAATAAAGAAAACCAACAAAAATGCGAAAAGAAATCAGATGAACCAAAAGTAAAGAAACCTAAAAAATCTTCCAACAAAAAGTACGTACCGCCGATAAAAAAGACTAAAGAAACTTCAAATGAACCAAATATTCCAAATAACGAAAACATCGAAGCCTTTAAAAATACTTCTAGTGACAAACAGAATGCTGTTCACGAACCAGTGCCAAAGAAAGCTAAACACACGCAACCAACTACAACGAACACCGAAAACATAGACGCGAATAATAATTCACAAACCGATACAAAACAGATCAATATTAAAGTAACCGAAAATTTCCTTCAAAACGATCTACTTTGTGATATATGCAATTATAAAACACACTCACAAAAATCTTTGAAGCTTCACTTGATTTTACACACACAGGACAAAAATGTATTGAAGTGTAGCTATTGTGGATATATGACTaaggaaaaatgtaacttgATTAGACACTTGAGATGCCACACGGGTGATAAAGCATTTTCGTGCAAGGTTTGTGATTCCAAATTTACACGGAGCGGTATCTTAAAAgatcacatgagaactcacacgggtgataAACCGTTTTCGTGCAAGGTTTGTGATTCCAAATTTACACGGAGCGGTATCTTAAAAgatcacatgagaactcacacgggtgataAACCGTTTTCGTGCAAGGTTTGTGATTCCAAATTTACACGGAGCGGTATCTTAAAAgatcacatgagaactcacacgggtgataAACCGTTTTCGTGCAAGGTTTGTGATTCCAAATTTACACGGAGCGATACCTTAAAAgatcacatgagaactcacacgggggAAAAACCGTTTTCATGCAAGGTTTGTGATTCCAAATTTACATGGAGCGGTAACTTAAAAGATCACATGAAAACTCACACGAGGGAAAAACCATTTTCGTGCAAGGTTTGTGATTCCCAATTTACACAGAGCGGTAGCTTAAAATatcacatgagaacccacacggGGGAAAAACCCTTTTCATGTAAGATTTGCGATTCCAAATTTACACAGAGCGGTCACTTAAAaagacacatgagaactcacacgggggAAAAACGATTTTCATGCAAGGTGTGCAATTACAAATGTATACAAAGCAGTACCTTAAGAACTCACATGAGAACCCAACACTCTGGTGAGAAATATGTTGAAACGCTATAA
- the LOC123879491 gene encoding gastrula zinc finger protein XlCGF57.1-like isoform X4: protein MRYVNCSRHWCEQNLLAYQYRGELYYRTIKAIPRFTELLVFYGAQFANMLRVDLRAYNRPKEYAQKFGAPPKKTAKTLKETPHTVSSKEVELKLNQTKRVNSNNKENQQKCEKKSDEPKVKKPKKSSNKKYVPPIKKTKETSNEPNIPNNENIEAFKNTSSDKQNAVHEPVPKKAKHTQPTTTNTENIDANNNSQTDTKQINIKVTENFLQNDLLCDICNYKTHSQKSLKLHLILHTQDKNVLKCSYCGYMTKEKCNLIRHLRCHTGDKAFSCKVCDSKFTRSGILKDHMRTHTGDKPFSCKVCDSKFTRSGILKDHMRTHTGDKPFSCKVCDSKFTRSGILKDHMRTHTGDKPFSCKVCDSKFTRSDTLKDHMRTHTGEKPFSCKVCDSKFTWSGNLKDHMKTHTREKPFSCKVCDSQFTQSGSLKYHMRTHTGEKPFSCKICDSKFTQSGHLKRHMRTHTGEKRFSCKVCNYKCIQSSTLRTHMRTQHSGEKYVETL from the exons ATGCGCTATGTGAACTGCTCGCGACATTGGTGCGAGCAGAACCTGCTCGCTTACCAGTACAGGGGCGAGCTGTATTACAG GACGATCAAAGCAATTCCCCGTTTCACGGAGCTGCTGGTGTTCTACGGCGCGCAGTTCGCGAACATGCTGCGCGTCGACTTACGCGCCTACAACCGCCCCAAGGAGTACGCGCAGAAATTCG GAGCTCCTCCCAAGAAAACTGCGAAGACCCTAAAAGAGACACCACATACCGTGTCTTCCAAGGAAGTTGaacttaaattaaatcaaaccaAACGAGTAAACAGTAACAATAAAGAAAACCAACAAAAATGCGAAAAGAAATCAGATGAACCAAAAGTAAAGAAACCTAAAAAATCTTCCAACAAAAAGTACGTACCGCCGATAAAAAAGACTAAAGAAACTTCAAATGAACCAAATATTCCAAATAACGAAAACATCGAAGCCTTTAAAAATACTTCTAGTGACAAACAGAATGCTGTTCACGAACCAGTGCCAAAGAAAGCTAAACACACGCAACCAACTACAACGAACACCGAAAACATAGACGCGAATAATAATTCACAAACCGATACAAAACAGATCAATATTAAAGTAACCGAAAATTTCCTTCAAAACGATCTACTTTGTGATATATGCAATTATAAAACACACTCACAAAAATCTTTGAAGCTTCACTTGATTTTACACACACAGGACAAAAATGTATTGAAGTGTAGCTATTGTGGATATATGACTaaggaaaaatgtaacttgATTAGACACTTGAGATGCCACACGGGTGATAAAGCATTTTCGTGCAAGGTTTGTGATTCCAAATTTACACGGAGCGGTATCTTAAAAgatcacatgagaactcacacgggtgataAACCGTTTTCGTGCAAGGTTTGTGATTCCAAATTTACACGGAGCGGTATCTTAAAAgatcacatgagaactcacacgggtgataAACCGTTTTCGTGCAAGGTTTGTGATTCCAAATTTACACGGAGCGGTATCTTAAAAgatcacatgagaactcacacgggtgataAACCGTTTTCGTGCAAGGTTTGTGATTCCAAATTTACACGGAGCGATACCTTAAAAgatcacatgagaactcacacgggggAAAAACCGTTTTCATGCAAGGTTTGTGATTCCAAATTTACATGGAGCGGTAACTTAAAAGATCACATGAAAACTCACACGAGGGAAAAACCATTTTCGTGCAAGGTTTGTGATTCCCAATTTACACAGAGCGGTAGCTTAAAATatcacatgagaacccacacggGGGAAAAACCCTTTTCATGTAAGATTTGCGATTCCAAATTTACACAGAGCGGTCACTTAAAaagacacatgagaactcacacgggggAAAAACGATTTTCATGCAAGGTGTGCAATTACAAATGTATACAAAGCAGTACCTTAAGAACTCACATGAGAACCCAACACTCTGGTGAGAAATATGTTGAAACGCTATAA
- the LOC123879646 gene encoding uncharacterized protein LOC123879646 yields MKCCVPSCTNGLKTDSKNTQKVTFHKVPKEKYCRVAWFAALGIEESELPEAPVVCSLHFKDSNFYNGKNGSKIVQKGAVPFVQVCMICLDTNCKLYPLSKYNLEQAYEILTGLQLQQTVPYLTPAACSECAQRLTNCSQFRHKSLRAHVLLFELFKQHEVLTVPKIRTISRHDEGLASKITQKFFKPNHCDLNVVDSSSVEIEIDNVETKSIVKVEKQDEIVFAFERKENDSFTELAVHGIKNDLNEDIDIDVDFLNDDNNVDFLNNDTDDDGFLDENLTALNDKELNVSNLAGVGVEFVTKVETDKGVDENVPKTVVNNIKITRKGNPVGTKTVRKRTRAVKRNVTKKVDESKPKRTSRSKKSGAPKLVRNARNKLSIFDTTQLTLEEQIAEIDKRKESSNYKNSGFQCDVCYKGFITEITYTRHMKKHTKAFGTLECPVCKQYWGDKYALHKHSKSHATRYTCTLCGYTTMTNESARMHENWHKGTRYKCDHCDAEFIKYTSYMTHLRVKHPSDHICNQCGYSYLNELGLRSHLRRIHRLDKVEVRPRRYSTTTMPMYLRRQQVHVIHDALACEAPFRPHLQSVRLLLPERAGPPLALAQDSPLGQSRGETSPLQYYHYADVPAQTASTRHT; encoded by the exons ATGAAGTGTTGTGTGCCCTCTTGTACTAATGGCTTAAAAACAGACTCGAAAAACACTCAAAAAGTTACCTTTCACAA GGTTCCAAAAGAGAAATACTGTCGAGTAGCCTGGTTCGCAGCCCTAGGCATAGAAGAGAGTGAACTACCTGAAGCCCCAGTGGTATGCTCCCTACATTTCAAAGACTCCAACTTCTATAACGGCAAGAATGGCTCAAAGATAGTGCAAAAGGGGGCTGTGCCCTTTGTACAG gtgtgtATGATATGCCTGGATACAAATTGTAAACTTTACCCACTGAGCAAGTATAACCTGGAGCAAGCGTATGAAATATTGACAGGTCTTCAA TTGCAACAAACGGTGCCGTATTTGACGCCGGCAGCCTGCTCGGAGTGTGCTCAGCGCCTCACCAACTGCAGCCAGTTCCGACACAAGAGTCTGAGAGCACACGTGCTGTTATTTGAGCTATTTAAACAGCACGAAGTG TTAACAGTACCAAAAATAAGAACTATAAGTCGACACGACGAAGGACTGGCGTCTAAAATAACACAAAAGTTTTTCAAACCCAACCATTGTGACCTAAATGTTGTCGACAGTTCATCcgtagaaatagaaatagacaaTGTAGAGACGAAATCCATAGTCAAAGTAGAAAAACAAGATGAAATAGTATTTGCTTTTGAACGTAAAGAAAACGATAGTTTTACAGAATTAGCAGTCCACGGTATcaaaaatgatttgaatgaaGACATTGATATTGACGTAGATTTTTTGAATGATGACAACAATGTTGATTTTTTGAACAATGACACTGATGATGACGGATTTTTGGATGAAAATTTGACTGCTTTGAATGATAAAGAACTAAATGTCAGTAATTTGGCAGGTGTTGGGGTTGAATTTGTTACTAAAGTTGAAACCGATAAAGGTGTTGATGAGAACGTACCAAAAACAGTCgttaataacattaaaataacaaGGAAAGGGAATCCGGTTGGAACTAAAACTGTTCGTAAGAGAACCCGGGCTGTTAAAAGAAACGTTACAAAAAAAGTTGACGAATCTAAACCTAAAAGAACATCGAGGTCCAAAAAATCTGGTGCTCCAAAATTAGTAAGGAATGCCAGAAACAAATTGAGTATATTTGATACAactcaattgacacttgaagaGCAAATAGCGGAAATCGACAAGAGGAAGGAATCTAGTAACTATAAGAATTCTGGTTTTCAGTGTGATGTATGCTATAAGGGGTTTATTACTGAAATTACTTATACTCGACATATGAAGAAGCATACCAAG GCGTTCGGCACGCTGGAGTGCCCGGTGTGCAAGCAGTACTGGGGCGACAAGTACGCGCTGCACAAGCACAGCAAGTCGCACGCGACGCGCTACACGTGCACGCTGTGCGGCTACACCACCATGACCAA CGAGTCTGCGCGAATGCACGAAAACTGGCACAAGGGCACCCGGTACAAGTGTGACCACTGTGACGCTGAATTCAT CAAGTACACGTCATACATGACGCACTTGCGTGTGAAGCACCCTTCAGACCACATCTGCAATCAGTGCGGCTACTCCTACCTGAACGAGCTGGGCCTCCGCTCGCACTTGCGCAGGATTCACCGCTTGGACAAAGTCGAGGTGAGACCTCGCCGCTACAGTACTACCACTatgccgatgtacctgcgcagacaGCAAGTACACGTCATACACGACGCACTTGCGTGTGAAGCACCCTTCAGACCACATCTGCAATCAGTGCGGCTACTCCTACCTGAACGAGCTGGGCCTCCGCTCGCACTTGCGCAGGATTCACCGCTTGGACAAAGTCGAGGTGAGACCTCGCCGCTACAGTACTACCACTatgccgatgtacctgcgcagacaGCAAGTACACGTCATACATGA
- the LOC123879292 gene encoding zinc finger protein 883-like, protein MTHLRVKHPSDHICNQCGYSYLNELGLRSHLRRIHRLDKVEVRPRRYSTTTMPMYLRRQQVHVIHDALACEAPFRPHLQSVRLLLPERAGPPLALAQDSPLGQSRDSKYTSYMTHLRVKHPSDHICNQCGYSYLNELGLRSHLRRIHRLDKVEVRPRRYSTTTMPMYLRRQQVHVIHDALACEAPFRPHLQSVRLLLPERAGPPLALAQDSPLGQSRDSKYTSYTTHLRVKHPSDHICNQCGYSYLNELGLRSHLRRIHRLDKVENPDGPLCEECNVRFASSAAYEQHLKVSPKHFTPETRRVNQAVPPRCYSKGSGRHKRRRGDPADVITCEQCGIELKDFLRYTFHFKREHPDKNRTQFSPNNQKVLCELCGKHFQARRFHLKPFPEPKGLLLSLPAPDSRPNVTYVR, encoded by the exons ATGACGCACTTGCGTGTGAAGCACCCTTCAGACCACATCTGCAATCAGTGCGGCTACTCCTACCTGAACGAGCTGGGCCTCCGCTCGCACTTGCGCAGGATTCACCGCTTGGACAAAGTCGAGGTGAGACCTCGCCGCTACAGTACTACCACTatgccgatgtacctgcgcagacaGCAAGTACACGTCATACATGACGCACTTGCGTGTGAAGCACCCTTCAGACCACATCTGCAATCAGTGCGGCTACTCCTACCTGAACGAGCTGGGCCTCCGCTCGCACTTGCGCAGGATTCACCGCTTGGACAAAGTCGAG acaGCAAGTACACGTCATACATGACGCACTTGCGTGTGAAGCACCCTTCAGACCACATCTGCAATCAGTGCGGCTACTCCTACCTGAACGAGCTGGGCCTCCGCTCGCACTTGCGCAGGATTCACCGCTTGGACAAAGTCGAGGTGAGACCTCGCCGCTACAGTACTACCACTatgccgatgtacctgcgcagacaGCAAGTACACGTCATACATGACGCACTTGCGTGTGAAGCACCCTTCAGACCACATCTGCAATCAGTGCGGCTACTCCTACCTGAACGAGCTGGGCCTCCGCTCGCACTTGCGCAGGATTCACCGCTTGGACAAAGTCGAG acaGCAAGTACACGTCATACACGACGCACTTGCGTGTGAAGCACCCTTCAGACCACATCTGCAATCAGTGCGGCTACTCCTACCTGAACGAGCTGGGCCTCCGCTCGCACTTGCGCAGGATTCACCGCTTGGACAAAGTCGAG AATCCAGACGGGCCGCTGTGCGAGGAGTGCAACGTGCGCTTCGCGAGCAGTGCGGCCTACGAACAGCATCTGAAGGTTTCGCCCAAACACTTCACTCCCGA AACGCGGCGAGTCAACCAGGCGGTGCCGCCGCGCTGCTACAGCAAGGGCAGTGGTCGCCACAAGCGGAGGCGGGGAGACCCCGCTGACGTCATCACTTGCGAACAG TGTGGCATCGAACTCAAAGACTTCTTGCGGTATACATTCCACTTCAAGCGCGAGCACCCCGACAAGAACCGGACCCAGTTCTCTCCCAACAATCAGAAAGTGTTGTGTGAGCTGTGTGGAAAACATTTTCAG gcccgtcgcttccaccttaaaccATTTCCAGAACCAAAAGGACTTCTACTTTCACTACCAGCTCCGGACAGTCGGCCTAATGTAACTTATGTTAGATGA